A window of the Zeugodacus cucurbitae isolate PBARC_wt_2022May chromosome 2, idZeuCucr1.2, whole genome shotgun sequence genome harbors these coding sequences:
- the LOC105220721 gene encoding uncharacterized protein LOC105220721, giving the protein MRGIAIVFLAIVACTSAYPVEEQQISVQLPESSQQVVVEKDAVVPEASEIVQIVAVPESDGDQSKIQQLLDVDAGVPASIEAAREARQRYGGFGGFGRQPGYGGYGGYGGYPGYGGFGGYPGYAGYGGYPGYGGYGRYPGYGRYPGYGIGVGFGGIGFLG; this is encoded by the coding sequence ATGCGTGGAATTGCTATCGTTTTCTTAGCCATCGTGGCCTGTACGAGCGCCTATCCTGTAGAGGAGCAACAGATCAGTGTGCAACTGCCTGAAAGCTCACAACAAGTAGTTGTTGAAAAGGATGCAGTAGTGCCCGAAGCCTCCGAAATTGTACAGATTGTAGCGGTACCGGAATCTGATGGAGATCAATCCAAAATTCAACAACTTTTAGATGTTGATGCGGGTGTTCCAGCAAGCATTGAGGCAGCTCGTGAAGCCCGTCAGCGCTATGGAGGTTTCGGCGGCTTCGGACGTCAACCGGGTTATGGTGGTTACGGAGGTTACGGAGGTTATCCTGGTTATGGTGGCTTCGGAGGTTACCCAGGTTATGCTGGCTACGGAGGTTACCCTGGTTATGGTGGCTATGGACGTTATCCAGGCTATGGACGTTATCCAGGTTACGGAATCGGTGTTGGTTTTGGTGGAATTGGATTTTTGGGCTAA
- the LOC105218117 gene encoding uncharacterized protein LOC105218117, producing the protein MKYSLLFVVGALLFVQFAHALPHMKRESVAVEIAQSHNSVHHSVDSSSEEDTPEAQLIVYTLAEIAKLATWILERGSVVVKNTVKELKEIPVKDELLQANITRMSEVAKESSEFTLTADEEGVLKLLMYMVNFATMMDDYENMPADSKLKHTLQTALENNGYARFESDFEEKVIQLAKDFDKAFGEYVKVLSPAEKVKQAKLLKWYDDFKAETDEEKKLDKFGEFFDHLS; encoded by the exons ATGAAATACTCTTTGCTGTTCGTCGTCGGCGCTTTGCTGTTTGTGCAA TTCGCCCACGCCTTGCCTCACATGAAACGTGAGTCCGTCGCTGTTGAAATCGCACAATCACACAACAGCGTTCACCACTCTGTAGATTCCTCATCCGAAGAGGACACTCCTGAAGCTCAACTGATTGTTTACACTTTAGCCGAAATCGCTAAACTAGCCACATGGATACTCGAAAGGGGTAGCGTAGTCGTTAAAAACACCGTGAAAGAGTTGAAGGAAATCCCAGTTAAAGATGAACTCTTGCAAGCGAATATCACACGCATGTCTGAAGTGGCCAAGGAATCCTCTGAATTCACCCTGACGGCAGATGAAGAGGGCGTTTTGAAATTACTCATGTACATGGTTAACTTTGCCACAATGATGGATGACTATGAGAACATGCCTGCCGATTCGAAACTGAAACACACTTTGCAAACGGCGCTCGAAAATAATGGCTACGCCAGGTTTGAGAGCGATTTCGAAGAGAAAGTTATACAGTTGGCAAAGGACTTCGACAAGGCATTTGGTGAATATGTTAAGGTTTTGTCCCCGGCAGAGAAGGTGAAGCAAGCCAAGTTACTTAAGTGGTACGATGACTTCAAGGCCGAAACTGATGAAGAGAAGAAACTTGACAAATTTGGCGAATTTTTTGACCATTTATCTTAA